A window of Cyclopterus lumpus isolate fCycLum1 chromosome 14, fCycLum1.pri, whole genome shotgun sequence contains these coding sequences:
- the vdac1 gene encoding voltage-dependent anion-selective channel protein 1 has translation MAVPPTYVDLGKSAKDVFTKGYGFGVIKLDLKTKSENGLEFTSTGSANTETSKVAGSLETKYKWAEHGLTLTEKWNTDNTLGTEITIEDQLVKGLKLTFDSSFSPNTGKKSGKVKTGYKCDHVNLGCDVNYDINGTAIHGAAVVGYEGWLAGYQMTFEAGRNRITQSNFAVGFKTDEFQLHTNVNDGTEFGGSIYQKVNGQLETAVNLAWTAGNSNTRFGIAAKYQIDPDASFSAKVNNSSLVGLGYTQTLKPGIKLTLSALLDGKNINAGGHKLGLGLEFQA, from the exons ATGGCCGTACCTCCCACCTACGTTGACCTTGGAAAGTCTGCCAAGGATGTGTTCACCAAGGGATACG GCTTCGGGGTCATCAAGCTGGACTTGAAGACCAAGTCGGAGAATGGACTG GAGTTCACCAGCACGGGCTCTGCCAACACCGAGACCAGCAAGGTCGCCGGATCCCTGGAGACCAAGTACAAGTGGGCGGAGCACGGACTGACCCTCACGGAGAAGTGGAACACCGACAACACCCTCGGGACCGAGATCACCATCGAAGACCAG TTGGTCAAGGGGCTGAAGCTGACGTTTGATTCCTCCTTCTCACCAAACACCGG CAAGAAGAGCGGCAAGGTGAAGACGGGCTACAAGTGCGACCACGTCAACCTCGGCTGCGACGTCAATTACGACATCAACGGCACCGCCATCCACGGCGCCGCCGTGGTGGGCTACGAGGGCTGGCTGGCCGGCTACCAGATGACCTTCGAGGCCGGAAGGAACAGGATCACCCAGAGCAACTTCGCGGTCGGATTCAAGACGGACGAGTTTCAGCTCCACACGAAtgt AAATGACGGCACCGAGTTCGGCGGCTCCATCTACCAGAAGGTGAACGGCCAGCTGGAGACGGCCGTCAACCTGGCCTGGACCGCCGGCAACAGCAACACCCGCTTTGGCATCGCGGCCAAGTACCAGATTGACCCCGACGCGTCCTTCTCT GCCAAGGTGAACAACTCCAGCCTCGTGGGCCTCGGCTACACCCAGACTCTGAAGCCAG GCATCAAGCTGACGCTCTCCGCTCTCCTCGACGGCAAGAACATCAACGCCGGCGGCCACAAGCTCGGCCTCGGCCTCGAGTTCCAGGCGTAA